A single genomic interval of Flavihumibacter rivuli harbors:
- a CDS encoding Gfo/Idh/MocA family protein, translated as MSASVKIGIIGCGRIAQRHAEHINNKALLVAVCDIDPGKADALAVKYNANPYYSVEDMLASETQMDVVAICSPNGLHAEHAIKALNKGYHVLCEKPMALTAVDCGEMIKAAERANRRLFAIKQNRFNPPVEAVKRILEEGRLGKVLSIQLSCFWNRNPDYYHNSWKGTLKLDGGTLYTQFSHFIDLLYWMIGDVKHVQAFMGNLAHQGIIEFEDTGVVILEFNNGAIGTINYTVNSYNKNMEGSLTIFGEKGTVKIGGQYLNELEYQQIEGYVIDDLPEGNKANNYGNYQGSMSNHDKVYDNLIEVLCNNATISTSSFEGLKTVEIIERIYRAAVKL; from the coding sequence ATGAGTGCTTCTGTAAAAATTGGCATTATAGGATGTGGTAGGATTGCTCAAAGACATGCAGAGCATATTAATAATAAGGCTTTGTTGGTTGCAGTATGTGATATTGATCCTGGAAAGGCAGATGCTCTTGCAGTAAAGTATAATGCTAATCCATATTACTCAGTAGAAGACATGTTAGCTTCTGAAACTCAAATGGACGTTGTAGCAATTTGTTCTCCAAATGGACTGCATGCCGAACATGCCATCAAGGCCTTGAATAAAGGATATCATGTATTATGTGAAAAGCCTATGGCACTGACTGCAGTAGATTGTGGTGAAATGATTAAAGCTGCTGAACGGGCTAATAGGCGTTTGTTTGCAATCAAACAGAATCGGTTCAATCCGCCAGTCGAAGCTGTAAAGCGCATTTTAGAAGAAGGTCGTTTAGGTAAGGTTCTTAGTATTCAACTAAGCTGTTTTTGGAATAGGAATCCAGATTATTACCATAACTCCTGGAAAGGCACACTAAAGTTAGATGGTGGTACTTTATACACTCAGTTTAGTCATTTTATTGATCTTTTATACTGGATGATTGGTGATGTTAAACATGTGCAAGCTTTTATGGGTAATCTTGCTCATCAAGGAATTATTGAGTTTGAAGATACTGGGGTAGTTATTTTGGAGTTTAATAATGGAGCAATTGGAACCATAAATTACACCGTAAATAGTTACAATAAAAATATGGAGGGGTCCCTTACAATTTTTGGTGAAAAGGGGACAGTTAAAATAGGAGGTCAGTATCTTAATGAACTAGAGTATCAGCAGATTGAAGGTTATGTTATTGACGATTTGCCAGAAGGTAATAAAGCAAATAATTACGGAAATTATCAGGGTTCAATGAGTAATCATGATAAGGTATATGATAATTTGATTGAGGTTCTCTGTAATAATGCTACAATTTCAACTAGTTCATTTGAGGGTTTGAAAACTGTTGAGATTATTGAAAGGATCTATCGTGCGGCGGTTAAATTGTAA
- a CDS encoding acyltransferase: MFHPQIFECKVREDVKFGENVRIVMPSNLYGCTIGEDSFVGPFVEIQKDVIIGKRTKVQSHSFICELVTIGNDCFIGHGVMFINDLFSSGGPARGNKSLWKSTVVGNNVSIGSNATILPVQICDNVVIGAGAVVTKDILLPGIYAGNPARIIRSIK, encoded by the coding sequence ATGTTCCATCCACAGATATTTGAGTGTAAAGTTCGCGAGGATGTTAAATTTGGTGAAAATGTGCGTATTGTTATGCCTTCTAATCTTTACGGCTGTACAATAGGAGAAGATTCTTTTGTAGGACCATTTGTTGAAATTCAGAAAGATGTCATAATAGGCAAAAGGACAAAAGTTCAATCACACTCGTTTATTTGTGAGTTGGTTACTATAGGAAATGATTGCTTTATTGGTCATGGAGTGATGTTTATTAATGATCTTTTTTCAAGTGGTGGACCTGCGCGAGGTAATAAGAGTTTATGGAAGTCAACAGTTGTAGGCAACAATGTTTCAATTGGTTCAAATGCCACTATTCTTCCCGTTCAAATCTGTGACAATGTAGTTATTGGTGCTGGTGCAGTAGTTACGAAGGATATTTTGTTACCTGGGATTTATGCGGGAAATCCTGCCAGAATAATTAGGTCTATTAAATAA
- a CDS encoding DegT/DnrJ/EryC1/StrS family aminotransferase — protein sequence MKVPFVDLKAQYLSIKGEIDVAIRSVIEETAFIGGKYVDSFERDFGNLYGVDHVVSCANGTDSLYIIMKMLGIGSGDEVITVANSWISSSETISQTGATPVFVDIDPNFYSIDELLLEGAITSRTRAVIAVHLHGQMCEIELIKGICDKHGLYLIEDCAQSHFSEFKGKRAGLFGIAGSFSFYPGKNLGAYGDAGCIISNNSSFADKCRMFSRHGALKKHQHQIEGINSRLDGIQAAILSAKLPHILNWTSMRIYNASLYNKYLSDIPQVLIPRCRPDSVHTYHLYVIRVKKRDELMEFLTKSGIETSIHYPTALPNLPAYKYLGKNPDDYPVASSMQSEILSLPMYPELTEDQIQYVARTIQEFYA from the coding sequence ATGAAAGTTCCATTTGTTGATCTAAAAGCTCAATATTTAAGCATCAAAGGCGAGATTGATGTAGCAATTAGATCTGTTATCGAAGAAACTGCATTTATTGGCGGGAAATATGTTGATAGCTTTGAACGTGATTTTGGAAATCTTTATGGGGTTGATCATGTTGTGTCTTGTGCTAATGGCACTGATTCTCTATATATAATTATGAAGATGCTTGGAATTGGTTCTGGTGATGAAGTTATTACTGTTGCTAATAGTTGGATTTCAAGTTCTGAAACTATTAGTCAAACTGGTGCAACTCCTGTATTTGTTGATATTGATCCCAATTTTTATAGTATCGATGAGCTGTTGTTAGAAGGTGCTATAACCTCTCGGACTAGAGCTGTAATAGCAGTTCATCTTCATGGACAGATGTGCGAAATAGAGCTGATTAAGGGTATTTGCGATAAGCATGGGCTTTATCTTATTGAGGATTGCGCTCAATCTCATTTTTCTGAGTTTAAGGGAAAGAGAGCGGGGTTATTTGGAATTGCGGGCTCATTTAGTTTCTATCCTGGTAAGAATTTGGGTGCTTATGGAGATGCCGGGTGTATAATTTCGAATAATAGCTCCTTTGCTGATAAATGCAGGATGTTTTCTAGACATGGCGCATTAAAAAAGCATCAACACCAAATAGAAGGAATTAACAGTCGCTTGGATGGAATTCAGGCAGCAATTTTGAGTGCTAAATTACCGCACATACTAAATTGGACTTCAATGCGCATTTATAATGCAAGTTTATATAATAAATATTTATCTGATATTCCTCAGGTATTGATCCCTCGTTGTAGACCAGATTCAGTTCACACCTATCATTTGTATGTAATTAGAGTAAAAAAACGTGATGAGCTGATGGAATTTTTGACAAAAAGTGGTATTGAGACTTCTATTCATTACCCAACTGCTTTACCTAATTTGCCAGCTTATAAATATCTAGGAAAGAATCCAGATGATTATCCTGTTGCTTCATCAATGCAGTCAGAGATCCTTTCTCTTCCTATGTACCCGGAGTTAACTGAAGATCAAATTCAGTATGTAGCCCGTACTATTCAAGAGTTCTATGCCTGA
- a CDS encoding glycosyltransferase family 4 protein, giving the protein MSNLSISYFISHPIQYFAPLFKALAREVDLKVYYFSDASIKGDLDKEFGTKIKWDIPLLEGYASEFLPNYAGSGSLDNHLFDVFNPGVISRIMKDGRDIVIVNGWSYSSTLLAIVAGKLAGKQVWLRAESPLNQELRKASWKLTLKKTFLKYFLFKPFIDKFLYIGSQNKAFYQYFGVPEHRLIFTPYAVDNDFFQAAHVSMKGKEEEIKRQLQLPAGKKVLLFSGKYIEKKRPMDLLKAFHLLNRDDLALVFVGEGELRRQMEQYIREYHLNNVFLTGFVNQLDIPRYYQVADIFIMCSGIGETWGLSVNEAMNFEKPVIVSRTCGSSYDLVKDGVNGYTVEEGDVDGLADAIRKIIEVEGFAEKAGKASGEIIRDFSIGQIVAQIANNVKKG; this is encoded by the coding sequence ATGTCGAATCTTAGCATTTCTTACTTCATCAGCCACCCTATACAGTATTTCGCTCCTTTGTTCAAGGCACTTGCCAGGGAGGTAGATCTAAAAGTGTATTATTTTTCCGACGCAAGTATCAAAGGGGACCTGGATAAGGAATTTGGGACAAAGATAAAATGGGATATCCCATTACTTGAAGGGTATGCTTCAGAGTTTTTGCCCAACTATGCGGGCTCCGGAAGTTTGGACAATCATCTTTTCGATGTTTTCAATCCCGGGGTGATCAGCAGGATCATGAAGGATGGACGGGATATCGTCATTGTCAATGGGTGGTCCTATAGCTCAACCTTACTGGCCATTGTTGCCGGCAAGCTGGCCGGCAAACAAGTATGGTTAAGGGCTGAATCGCCACTGAACCAGGAGCTCCGCAAGGCTTCCTGGAAACTGACCCTGAAAAAGACCTTCCTGAAGTATTTCCTGTTCAAACCCTTTATAGATAAGTTCCTCTACATAGGTTCCCAAAACAAGGCTTTCTATCAATATTTCGGTGTGCCCGAACACCGGCTCATTTTTACCCCCTATGCGGTGGATAATGATTTTTTCCAGGCAGCCCATGTTTCCATGAAGGGGAAGGAGGAGGAGATAAAGCGGCAACTGCAACTGCCGGCCGGAAAGAAAGTCCTTCTCTTTTCAGGAAAGTATATTGAAAAGAAGCGGCCGATGGACCTGCTTAAGGCCTTCCATCTCTTGAACCGGGATGACCTTGCCCTGGTGTTTGTTGGCGAGGGGGAACTCAGGCGCCAAATGGAGCAATATATACGTGAATACCATTTGAACAACGTGTTCCTTACCGGATTTGTCAACCAGTTGGATATTCCCAGGTACTACCAGGTTGCAGACATCTTTATCATGTGCTCCGGTATCGGCGAAACCTGGGGCTTGTCGGTGAATGAGGCCATGAATTTTGAAAAGCCCGTGATCGTATCCAGGACCTGTGGCTCCAGCTATGACCTGGTAAAGGATGGCGTGAATGGCTATACTGTGGAAGAAGGGGATGTGGATGGTTTAGCCGATGCCATCCGGAAGATCATAGAGGTGGAAGGGTTCGCTGAAAAGGCAGGGAAGGCTTCAGGTGAGATCATCCGGGATTTTTCTATAGGCCAGATCGTAGCGCAAATTGCCAATAATGTCAAGAAAGGGTAG
- a CDS encoding CgeB family protein, translating to MSRKGRMNIQRILIVGSDNIWSIERIYARHLKELGVAVEIFPAQNLFLASYNKSLVNKLLYKAGLSRILHGVNQSLRQHIEKKRPDAVWVFKGMEVFPSTIQWIHSLRVPVVNYNPDNPFIFTGSGSGNKNVTRSIRAFDLHFTYSLAIKSQLEKIGCKVALLPFGFDLADKDLEAAAAAPEILKLCFLGNPDKDRASFIRQLADGGIQIDLFGNNWGAFISHPNIGIFDAVYAGDFWIKLRQYRVQLNLMRVHNLDSHNMRSFEVPGIGGIMLAPDTPEHRLFFKDGEEAFLFTDATSCMEKANQLLRLDKAGADRIRENARKRSLASGYSYKDRSADVLKVLASL from the coding sequence ATGTCAAGAAAGGGTAGGATGAATATTCAAAGGATTTTGATCGTTGGTTCGGATAATATTTGGTCGATCGAAAGGATCTATGCCAGACACCTTAAAGAGTTAGGTGTAGCAGTAGAGATCTTCCCGGCCCAGAATCTTTTTCTGGCTTCCTATAACAAGTCCTTGGTCAATAAACTATTGTATAAGGCTGGATTATCGAGGATACTTCATGGTGTCAATCAAAGCCTCCGCCAACATATCGAAAAAAAACGCCCCGATGCTGTTTGGGTTTTCAAGGGGATGGAGGTTTTCCCTTCTACCATACAATGGATCCATTCCCTTCGGGTACCCGTAGTGAATTACAATCCCGACAATCCTTTCATCTTTACGGGCTCTGGAAGCGGTAATAAGAATGTTACCAGGTCCATCCGTGCATTCGACCTGCATTTCACTTATAGCCTGGCGATCAAATCCCAATTGGAAAAGATAGGTTGTAAGGTTGCCCTCTTGCCTTTTGGTTTTGACCTGGCAGATAAGGACCTGGAGGCAGCTGCGGCTGCCCCTGAAATACTGAAGCTCTGTTTCCTGGGGAACCCTGATAAGGACAGGGCCTCCTTCATCCGGCAACTGGCTGATGGCGGAATACAGATCGATCTTTTCGGGAACAATTGGGGTGCATTTATCAGCCATCCCAATATCGGGATATTCGACGCCGTTTATGCAGGCGATTTCTGGATCAAACTCAGGCAATACAGGGTTCAACTCAACCTCATGAGGGTGCATAACCTGGATTCCCATAACATGCGCAGTTTTGAAGTGCCTGGCATCGGCGGCATCATGCTTGCACCCGATACGCCGGAACACCGACTGTTTTTTAAGGATGGCGAAGAGGCCTTCCTGTTTACTGATGCGACTTCCTGTATGGAGAAGGCCAATCAACTCCTGCGGCTGGATAAAGCCGGCGCCGACAGGATCCGTGAGAATGCGCGAAAAAGGTCCCTGGCATCTGGCTATAGTTATAAAGACCGTTCTGCAGACGTATTAAAGGTCTTAGCATCCCTATGA